The Lichenihabitans psoromatis genomic interval TTATGTCTCGATCGTCGGTCTACCTTGCCGGCGCCGACACGGCTGGCCGATCAGGTCTTCTAATTCGCGTAGTGCCAGGAATGAACGGGACAATGTCGAACGAAATACAACGGATTGTCGTCACCGGTCTGGGTGTCGTGTCACCCCTGGGATCGGGCGTGGCGCCTGTCTGGAAACGGCTGATCGAAGGCCAATCGGGCTTGCGCCTCCTGCCGGACGAGATGGTTCCCGATATCGACGCCAAGGTCGGCGCTCGTGTTCCGAGCCGTGAGGAGGACGAACACGGCTTCGATTTCGCTGCGGTTCCCGTCAAGGACCGGAAGAAGATGGATCGGTTCATCGTCTTCGGCATGGAAGCGGCGCGGCAGGCGATCGAACAATCCGGGTGGCTGCCCGAAACATCTGACGAGCGTGACATGACCGCGACCGTGATCGCCTCCGGGATCGGTGGCTTTCCCGGGATCGTCGAGGCGGCCCGGACTGTCGAAACACGCGGCGCAAAGCGCCTCTCGCCGTTCACGGTGCCGTCGTTCCTGGTCAATCTCGCGGCGGGCCAAGTCTCGATCCGCTATGGTTACAAGGGCCCGATCGGCGCGCCGGTGACAGCCTGCGCGGCGAGCGTACAGGCCATCGGCGACGCCATGCGCCTGATCCACAGCGGTGAAGCTACGGTGGCGATCTGCGGCGGCACGGAGGCCTGCATCGATCGCGTCAGCCTCGGTGGGTTCCATGCCGCGCGAGCTTTGTCGACAGGCTTCACCGATACTCCGACGGCGGCGTCGCGGCCCTTCGATGCCAAACGCGACGGCTTCATCATGGGCGAAGGCGCCGGCATGCTGGTCATCGAGACGCTCGAGAATGCCAAGCGACGCGGCGCAACGCCGCTGGCCGAACTCGTCGGCTACGGCACCAGTGCCGATGCTTATCATATGGCTGCCTCGCCCGAGGACGGCAACGGCGCACAGCGCGCCATGCGACGCGCCATCACGATGGCCGGCATCGCGCCGAGCGATATCGGCTATTTGAACGCCCATGCCACGTCGACGCCGGTGGGCGACGCGGGCGAGCTGGCCGCCATCAAGGCGGTGTTCGGGACCGACGGCAAATTGCCCATCTCGTCGACCAAATCGGCGACGGGCCATCTTCTCGGAGCAGCTGGCGGCTTGGAAGCCGTGTTCTCGATCATGGCGCTTCTGACCGGCACGCTCCCGCCCACGCTCAATCTCGAGACGCCCGATCCGCTGGCCGAGGGGCTGGACATCATCGGTCCGCAGGCCCGCACCAAGGCTGTCGACTACGTGCTGTCGAACGGGTTCGGCTTTGGCGGCGTCAACGCCTCGGTCATCTTCCGGCGCTGGGACGAGGCGCGCGGCTAAACGCGGTCTGTGAATCGACGGGTGGCCTGGCAGGCGCTCGTTTAGCGAAAAGGCTGGTGACAGAAAGCCACCAGCGTTTGACTCACCCAGCGGTTCGAGTGGCCCCGGCCGCCAGGGTGACCTCGTCGCGATGCTTGGCAAGATAGGCCAACACCACGAAGGTCATGACGCCACCAACGAACACGCAGGCCGCGACGAACAGCATCGGGGCCTCGACGCTGCCGGTCCAATCCTTGATGAGCGGGACCGCATTCTGGGCGATGAAGCCGCCGAGATTACCAACCGAGTTGATGACCGCGAGGCCGGCTGCCGCCGATGCGCCTGTCAGGAAGCTCGACGGCAACGTCCAGAACACCGGCTGTGCCGCGAAAATGCCGGCCGCCGCGAGCGAAATGCAGCCGAACTTCACCCAGTCGCCCGGGAGATAGACGCTCAACACGAGGCAGAGCGCGCCGAACAGCGCCGGTCCGGCGATGAAGGCCGTGGTCTGCCCCGTGCGGGCCGCGAGTTTCGGCGTACCCCACAAGGCGAGCGCCACGATGGCCCAGGGAATGATGTTCAACAGTCCGTTCACCGTGTTGGATACGCCGAAGCTCTTCACGATGGTGGGCAGCCAATAGCTGATCCCATAGGCGCCGAGCGGCAGCGACACGTACCAAATCGCGAGGATCAGCACCCGCCGGTCGAGTAGCGCCTTGAACGGGTTCGTGTGGAGCGTCTTTCCTGATGCACGATCTTCCTGCTCCAGAGTCGAGCGAAGCCACTGCTTCTCCGACGCATCGAGGAATTTGGCATTCTCGGGCCGATCATCGAGATAAAAGAGGGTCACGATCCCGGCGATCACGGCCGGGAGGCCGGTGACGAGAAACACCCACTGCCAGCCCTTCAGGCCGAGAGTTCCGTTGAGATCGAGCATAGCGCCGCCGATGGGCGCACCGACCGCATTGGCGATTGCGCTATAGAACATGAAGGATCCGACCATGCGGCCCCGATATTTGAACGGAAACCAAATCGTCAGCAGATAGAGCACGCCGGGAAAGAAGCCCGCTTCGCATGCCCCGAGCAGAAACCGCAGGATGTAGAACATCGTCGCGTTTTGCGTATAGGCCAACGCGATCGTCACGATACCCCAGGTGATCATGATGCGGGCGAACCAACGCCGCGCGCCGACGCGCTCGAGAATGATGTTGCTCGGCACTTCGAAGATGAAATAGCCGATGAAAAACAGCGATGCGCCGAGCCCGTAAGCGAATTCGGTCAGGCCGAGGTCGCCCACCATCTGCAGCTTGGCGTAGCTGACGTTCTGCCGGTCGATATAGGCGATCAGATAGATGATGCCGACGAACGGCAGCAGCCGTCGCGTGATCTTCGCGATGATCTCGGGCCGCTCCTCGATCGCTTGCGTCACATGGATCATCGGACCCCCCGGGTTGGACTCATGGCGTATCGCGAGTCGCTTGCCTGTTGACCCTGCGTATCATGGAGGTGGCACGAGGCTCTATGCGAAAGCGATGATCGCATCCGCGAGCGCACGACGATCGCCGTGTCACTAGCACTCTTGCGACTCCGATGAAAAAAGCCCGGATCGATGATCCGGGCTTTTGTTTTACCGTTCATCGACCGCAGAAGCTTCAGCTCGCGAGAGCCGTCAGGCTGCTGGTCGGCGCGCGGATCTCGAGGTCGACCTCGAGGGTCGACAGCGTGTCGTGCTTGCCCATCCGGACCCGCACCTTGTCCCGATCGATCGAGACATGCTTGGCGATCACCTTGAGGATTTCTTCGCGCAGGATCACGACGAGATCCGACCGGCCGTCGAGCGCGCGCTCGTGGGACAGCAGGAGTTGCAGGCGTTCACGCGCCTGCGGGGCGGAATTCGCGCGTGCCCCGAAGAAACGGAACGGGTTCATGCAGCCCTCCGTCCGAACAGCATGCCGAACAGGTTCTTCTTCTCGCGCGGCACCGTCACGGCCATCGTGTCGCCGAGCAGGCGGCGGGCCGCTTCGGCATAGGCCTTGGCCGGAGCGCTCGAGGGGTTGTTGATCGTGACGGGCGAGCCGACGTTGGAGGCCCGCAACACGTCCTGGCTTTCCGGGATGATGCCGAGCAACGGGATCGACAGGATGTCGAGCACGTCCTCGGTCTTCAGCATGTCGCCGCGTTGCGCGCGGGCATGGTCGTAGCGGGTCAGCAGCAGGAACTTGTCCATCCACTCGCCGCGCTCGGCCTTCTCGGTCTTCGAGTCGAGCATGCCGATGATGCGGTCGCTATCGCGCACCGAGGAGACTTCCGGGTTGGTGACGATCACGGCGATATCGGCATGGCGCATCGCCAGCGTCGCGCCGCGCTCGATACCGGCCGGGCTGTCGCAGATCACCCAATCGAAGCGCTCGCGCAATTCGGCGATGATGCGGGCGACGCCATCGTCGGTCAGCGCATCCTTGTCGCGCGTTTGCGAGGCGGGCAGCAGATAGAGCGTCTCGACGCGCTTGTCGCGGATCAAAGCCTGGTTGAGGTTCGCCTGGCCCTGGATGACGTTGATCATGTCATAGACGACCCGACGTTCCGCGCCGAGCACCAGATCGAGGTTCCGCAACCCGACGTCGAAATCCACCACGACGACGGTCTGCCCCTCTTGGGCCAGCGCCGCGCCAAGCGCCGCCGTCGAGGTCGTCTTGCCGACCCCGCCCTTACCCGATGTGACCACCAGAACCTGAGCCATCCCGACTACCCCCCACCAATCCGTTTGGTCACGCCAATGCTTCGACGACGAGAACGTCGCCATTCGACCAGGCCTGGACCGGCCGGCCACGCAGGCCGATGTCGATCTCGTCCGCTGTCTTGTAGAGGCCGTCCACCGCCAGCAGCTCGGCATCGAGGCTTTGGCAGAAGATGCGACCGTTTTTGTTGCCCCAACCGGCCATCGCGCGGCCCCGCAGGGCGCCGTAGATGTGGATGGAGCCGCCCGCCACAATCTCGGCGCCCGAAGCGACCGAGCCGAGAATGGTCACGTCGCCATCCGGGCAATAGATCGACTGCCCCGATCGGACCGGCCGATCGATGACCATCGAGGTCGAGGGTCGCGGGTCGGGCGGCGTCGCGGGCGCTGCTTCGTTGGTCTGCGGCGGCACGTCGATCGGCGTCGAGGGGCGACCGTCCGACAGAATCGGCGGCAAGCCGCGCGCATCCGCCCCGAGGGTCGCGGTTTCGGTGCCTTCGAGCGCCATGACACGAATTTTGCGCGCCTGCAGCTCGTTCACGATGCCCATCAGGTCCGGCCGCTTCTGCGGCAAGCCCGACACGTCGACCACGACGGGCCGATTGATGAAATAGGCCGGCGACCGCGCCAGCAACGCATCGAATTGCTCTAGCCAGTCCGCCACCGGCATCTCTGGTGTCAGCACCAGCGCCATGAGCGAGCGGCCACGAAAGCGAACCGGAGAGGAGGCTAGGGAATCAGACACGTTTAACGATCCTTTAATGCTCCGATCTGGAGCCAAGATCGTTAAGAAATGGTTAACGCGCCCTTGGTGATTCAGCCTTTGTTAAGCACAATGACAGGAATTCCACAGATGATTCAGGCCTGTTTCGACGCATAGCGCCGACAAGTGGTTCAAGCCTGGGCCGTCGCATAGCGGCGACAATGGTCGAGATATCCCGCCTCGTGATGCGCGACGAGATCGACCACGCTTGTCCACAGCCATGACGGCGCATCGAGTGTCCCGCTATGATGACGGCCGAGCTCGTCATGCCAGGCTCGCTTCGTCTCCTCGTCCATCTGCCGCCCATGCGCGTAGCCCAGGACGGCGGCGAGAAAGCGGGCCGCCTTTGCCGCATCGTCTTGCGACAGATGCTCGATCTCAAGCTTCATATCTTGCGGCATGAGTTCGCGAAGCACGACGGGCTTCCCGAAGAGGCGTGTCGCCAGCATCCGATCGCCGAGATAGGGGGAGAGGTGTCGCGCGCCTTCGACGACCCTGAAGGCATCGTCGAGCGGCATCGCTGCGCCCGGCGCACGCGGCGCGGCGGACTCTACGGCCTCCTTGATGTCGAGCAGGCAATAGCTCTTACCGGCGGTTTCGGACCGCTCAAGGCCGAGCAACACCGCATAGCGGAGGCGGCCGAGGGAACTGCAACCTTTCATCCAATAGGCAGCGTCGAGAACCTCGATTGCAACGTCGGAGGCTCGACCATGCAGCGCGGTCACGAGCAGCCGGACATCCTCCGTCTGAACCAAGGCCGCAATATCGTCCCGCTCCTGATCCGACAAAGGCCAGAACCGTCGTCCGAGCGGGATCGTCGGCTTCACATGGTCGAGGCGCTCTTCGGCCAGATGCTTCCACCGACGGCTGGTGGCGCGACCCAGAATCTGGCGAATGGCGCGGCCGGCATGCCCAGCCCGCAAAACATCCGCATCGCTGGCCAGCGTTCTCTGGTAACCGATGATCATCTCCTCCATCATCCGCGCGGTCGTGACACCCGGGAGATCGGAGCCGCGCGCCGCCGTGGCCAGCGATAGGCCGAGGCGGATCAGATCATGGGCCGGATTGCCGATCACGGTTTGGTCGAGGTCGCGGATCTGGATTCTGATCTTCCCCTTCGCATTGGCGACCGGCCCGAGATTGCCAAGGTGACAATCGCCCCCGATCCACACCGCCGGCGCTTGCGGCAGGGCCCGCCCGGCCGATGTGGACAACCAATTATAGAACCGCACCGTCGCGCCGCGCACATAGGCGTGGGCCGATTGAGCCATCTTGAGATTGCGTTGTTTCAGCAGCAGCTGCTGCCGATCGTCGATGCCGGGCAGAATTTTCGCGAGGCGTTTGGGGGCAGATAGGACAGCCGACATGATGCTCCGATCAGCGAGCCAAACCAATTGGTACGATTTGCACACGAGCGAGTTAGGACCCGGCAGGGGCGTCATACAGATGTCATAAACGCGCAGATCGCTTGGTTCCAGCGGCAACTTCGAGGGTGAACGGGTCAGGTTTTTGGTCGGGCGGGTGGTTTCAGCGCGCTAATCACTGTAAAGCCTCCGCTTGAACGTGCCCTGCGCGGGTGGAGATCAAGAGAGCGATCAGGCTGGATCGCGTTGTGGGATGTGGAGGCTCAATGAGATGTGGCGGACCGTGGACGTGTCGAACAGGCGCTCTGGTTCTGTCGGGTCTCGTGATCCTCGCCGGTCTTTGCGTGCAAGCCGGCCCTGCCTCCGCCTTTAGTTTCTTCGGCTTGTTCGGCAGCGACGATCCACCAAAACCGTCGCCGACCACGCTTCCCTATCGGGTCGCGTTCACCGTGGTCGGCAACGCCGATGTCACGTCGGCGCTGCAGGACAGTTCCGAGTTTTATAAGCTCCGGCAGGACGCACCAACCGATGCCGACGCGCTGGTGCAGCGGCTGAAAGCCGACTTTGCCCCGATGCTCGATGCGCTCTGGGGTGCGGGCTATTATAACGCAAAGTTGAGCGCGACCGTCGGGAGCGTCACCCTCGACCTCAGCCAAAACCAGGATGAGGCCGCGGTGAAAGTCGCCGCAACGTTCCGGAACCGCGAGGCCGTGCCGGTCACGATCACGGCCGATCCCGGGCCACTTTTCACGATCCGAACCGTCGCGGTTATCGACGCATCGACACGACAGCCTTTCAGCTCGGAGGTCCTGCCGCCGCGCATCGTCAAGCTGCGGGTCGGAGATCCGGCCCGCGCTGCGGACATTCGCGCCGCCGATGCGCGGCTAATCGACCATTTCCGCGACCACGCGCATCCCCTCGTCAAGTCGCCGCTCCCCAGTCCCACGGTCGATCATGCGGCCACCACGATGGACGTGACCTTCGTGGTCGATCCCGGCCCGGTCGCCGGCATCGGCGAAGTGTCGGTCAAAGGTCCCGACACGTTCGATCCCTCGATCGTGCGGTCGTTCATCTATCTCGATCCGGGTCAGCCCTACAGCCCCAAGGCGCTGGCCGACACGCGCAAGTCGATCGGCTCGATCCCGGCCGTGGGCTCCGTCCGGATCCGTGAGGGAGACCGGCTCGACCGGAACGGCAACCTCCCGCTCTTCGTCGATGTCACCCATCGGGCCTCGAACCTGATCGGCTTCACGGCCGGGTTCTCGACGGTCGACGGGCCGACCGCCAGCACCTACTACGAGAACCGCAACCTGTTTGGAGGGGCCGAGCGGCTTCGCGTGCAGGCCGACGCTTTTCTGGCACCCCGGATCGACGGCAGCACCATCAAGGGCTTCAAGGATTTCAAGCTGGCCGACATTGGCGAGCGGTTCACGATCGGCTTTGTCAAGCCGGCTTTGAACGGCTCGCGGGTCGACCTGCTGCTCGACGGCATCGCCGAGCGCAACCGCGTCGGCGGCGGCCGGTTCGGCGGCTACGAGGACAGGCTCGCAGGCGGCACGGCGGCGCTTCGCTATCGTTTCGACGACACGCTGTCGGCTCAAGCCGGCATTAAATATGAGCGCGGCGAGGCGACCGACATTCTCGGCCGCACCGATTATCAATTGGTCGGCGTGCCCGTGTCGGTGAAATTCGACAACACCGACAAGCCGCTCGACCCGAGCCGAGGCATCCGCGCGTCAGCCACCGTCACGCCTTATCCGACACCATTCGGTTCGAGCACCGGCTTCACGAAGGCGACTGCGGCGGGGTCGGGTTATTACGCCCTCGACGATGACTCGAACTATATCCTGGCAGGGCGTGTCGGCTTCGGGTCGATCTTCGGAGCAACAGGCGGACTCGCGGATATTCCGGCCAATTACCGCTTCTATGTGGGCGGCGTGTCGACCGTGCGGGGCTATCGCTATCAAACCGTC includes:
- the fabF gene encoding beta-ketoacyl-ACP synthase II, with protein sequence MQRIVVTGLGVVSPLGSGVAPVWKRLIEGQSGLRLLPDEMVPDIDAKVGARVPSREEDEHGFDFAAVPVKDRKKMDRFIVFGMEAARQAIEQSGWLPETSDERDMTATVIASGIGGFPGIVEAARTVETRGAKRLSPFTVPSFLVNLAAGQVSIRYGYKGPIGAPVTACAASVQAIGDAMRLIHSGEATVAICGGTEACIDRVSLGGFHAARALSTGFTDTPTAASRPFDAKRDGFIMGEGAGMLVIETLENAKRRGATPLAELVGYGTSADAYHMAASPEDGNGAQRAMRRAITMAGIAPSDIGYLNAHATSTPVGDAGELAAIKAVFGTDGKLPISSTKSATGHLLGAAGGLEAVFSIMALLTGTLPPTLNLETPDPLAEGLDIIGPQARTKAVDYVLSNGFGFGGVNASVIFRRWDEARG
- a CDS encoding MFS transporter, with product MEERPEIIAKITRRLLPFVGIIYLIAYIDRQNVSYAKLQMVGDLGLTEFAYGLGASLFFIGYFIFEVPSNIILERVGARRWFARIMITWGIVTIALAYTQNATMFYILRFLLGACEAGFFPGVLYLLTIWFPFKYRGRMVGSFMFYSAIANAVGAPIGGAMLDLNGTLGLKGWQWVFLVTGLPAVIAGIVTLFYLDDRPENAKFLDASEKQWLRSTLEQEDRASGKTLHTNPFKALLDRRVLILAIWYVSLPLGAYGISYWLPTIVKSFGVSNTVNGLLNIIPWAIVALALWGTPKLAARTGQTTAFIAGPALFGALCLVLSVYLPGDWVKFGCISLAAAGIFAAQPVFWTLPSSFLTGASAAAGLAVINSVGNLGGFIAQNAVPLIKDWTGSVEAPMLFVAACVFVGGVMTFVVLAYLAKHRDEVTLAAGATRTAG
- the minE gene encoding cell division topological specificity factor MinE, producing MNPFRFFGARANSAPQARERLQLLLSHERALDGRSDLVVILREEILKVIAKHVSIDRDKVRVRMGKHDTLSTLEVDLEIRAPTSSLTALAS
- the minD gene encoding septum site-determining protein MinD; this encodes MAQVLVVTSGKGGVGKTTSTAALGAALAQEGQTVVVVDFDVGLRNLDLVLGAERRVVYDMINVIQGQANLNQALIRDKRVETLYLLPASQTRDKDALTDDGVARIIAELRERFDWVICDSPAGIERGATLAMRHADIAVIVTNPEVSSVRDSDRIIGMLDSKTEKAERGEWMDKFLLLTRYDHARAQRGDMLKTEDVLDILSIPLLGIIPESQDVLRASNVGSPVTINNPSSAPAKAYAEAARRLLGDTMAVTVPREKKNLFGMLFGRRAA
- the minC gene encoding septum site-determining protein MinC, yielding MALVLTPEMPVADWLEQFDALLARSPAYFINRPVVVDVSGLPQKRPDLMGIVNELQARKIRVMALEGTETATLGADARGLPPILSDGRPSTPIDVPPQTNEAAPATPPDPRPSTSMVIDRPVRSGQSIYCPDGDVTILGSVASGAEIVAGGSIHIYGALRGRAMAGWGNKNGRIFCQSLDAELLAVDGLYKTADEIDIGLRGRPVQAWSNGDVLVVEALA
- a CDS encoding DUF2252 family protein, whose protein sequence is MSAVLSAPKRLAKILPGIDDRQQLLLKQRNLKMAQSAHAYVRGATVRFYNWLSTSAGRALPQAPAVWIGGDCHLGNLGPVANAKGKIRIQIRDLDQTVIGNPAHDLIRLGLSLATAARGSDLPGVTTARMMEEMIIGYQRTLASDADVLRAGHAGRAIRQILGRATSRRWKHLAEERLDHVKPTIPLGRRFWPLSDQERDDIAALVQTEDVRLLVTALHGRASDVAIEVLDAAYWMKGCSSLGRLRYAVLLGLERSETAGKSYCLLDIKEAVESAAPRAPGAAMPLDDAFRVVEGARHLSPYLGDRMLATRLFGKPVVLRELMPQDMKLEIEHLSQDDAAKAARFLAAVLGYAHGRQMDEETKRAWHDELGRHHSGTLDAPSWLWTSVVDLVAHHEAGYLDHCRRYATAQA
- a CDS encoding autotransporter assembly complex protein TamA, which gives rise to MRCGGPWTCRTGALVLSGLVILAGLCVQAGPASAFSFFGLFGSDDPPKPSPTTLPYRVAFTVVGNADVTSALQDSSEFYKLRQDAPTDADALVQRLKADFAPMLDALWGAGYYNAKLSATVGSVTLDLSQNQDEAAVKVAATFRNREAVPVTITADPGPLFTIRTVAVIDASTRQPFSSEVLPPRIVKLRVGDPARAADIRAADARLIDHFRDHAHPLVKSPLPSPTVDHAATTMDVTFVVDPGPVAGIGEVSVKGPDTFDPSIVRSFIYLDPGQPYSPKALADTRKSIGSIPAVGSVRIREGDRLDRNGNLPLFVDVTHRASNLIGFTAGFSTVDGPTASTYYENRNLFGGAERLRVQADAFLAPRIDGSTIKGFKDFKLADIGERFTIGFVKPALNGSRVDLLLDGIAERNRVGGGRFGGYEDRLAGGTAALRYRFDDTLSAQAGIKYERGEATDILGRTDYQLVGVPVSVKFDNTDKPLDPSRGIRASATVTPYPTPFGSSTGFTKATAAGSGYYALDDDSNYILAGRVGFGSIFGATGGLADIPANYRFYVGGVSTVRGYRYQTVSPLAANGFTTGGLSEFDGSVEARIKITDTIGIAPFFDIGGAYRGSVPFTGGGTRSAAGLGLMYYTPIGPIRVDVATPLTPRPGDRPVVLYVSIGQSF